One segment of Gopherus evgoodei ecotype Sinaloan lineage chromosome 20, rGopEvg1_v1.p, whole genome shotgun sequence DNA contains the following:
- the STPG1 gene encoding O(6)-methylguanine-induced apoptosis 2 gives MAACFETFSVATSTKGTDAVQIGKASRGYKVSSIPYKYQTRMIPNSEKKGFNSQAKRFQYNQNEIPGPGFYNVVHQSAEINSTSLSKKGTGYFPSMDARLPHNRKPSYPAANAYNLSLAFQSKQDFSTGNSSMFQQPIAKRREQTSTPAPNQYNACLDFCKQRNNLCARAVFLSKTARGLSTDKTEKWPSPCHYRINDSLVKKSPRILVSCFRSNTHRETKVNTISPGPAAYQLSNPPKAAKKTPSMRKQNLNFSAPAIPPAKNPPLPGPGQYEVVDYEGPPKHYISSAVFVSNTGRWRGDTAQQGIPGPGTYLPEVPGKQSFIYNVDNKWIPVL, from the exons ATGGCTGCCTGCTTTGAGACCTTTTCTGTAGCTACTAGTACCAAAGGAACAGATGCTGTGCAGATCGGGAAAGCGTCAAGAG GTTACAAGGTCTCCTCCATTCCTTATAAATACCAGACAAGAATGATCCCAAACTCAGAAAAAAAGGGATTTAATTCTCAAGCGAAGAGGTTTCAGTATAACCAG AATGAAATTCCAGGCCCAGGATTCTATAATGTCGTTCACCAGTCTGCAGAGATTAACAGCACCTCACTGTCGAAGAAAGGAACGGGCTACTTTCCTTCCATG GATGCTCGTCTCCCACACAACAGAAAACCCAGCTACCCTGCCGCAAATGCCTACAACCTCTCATTGGCATTTCAATCCAAGCAAGATTTCAGCACTGGAAACTCCAGCATGTTTCAGCAACCAATCGCTAAGAGGAGAGAGCAAACCTCCACCCCAGCGCCCAACCAATACAAC GCCTGTCTAGATTTCTGCAAGCAAAGGAACAACCTATGTGCCCGGGCGGTGTTTTTGTCCAAAACCGCAAGAGGATTAAGCACtgataaaacagaaaaatggCCTTCTCCAT GCCATTACAGAATCAATGACTCCCTCGTCAAGAAGTCCCCCAGGATTCTAGTGTCTTGCTTCAGATCAAATACTCATCGTGAAACAAAGGTGAACACAATAAGCCCAGGGCCTGCAGCATATCAGCTCAGCAACCCccctaaagcagcaaagaagacCCCTTCCAT GCGAAAGCAAAACTTGAATTTCTCCGCCCCTGCCATACCTCCAGCTAAAAATCCACCTTTGCCTGGGCCAGGGCAGTATGAAGTAGTGGACTACGAAGGCCCACCAAAGCATTACATCTCTAGTGCTGTATTTGTCTCAAACACGGGGCGATGGAGAGGGGACACAGCTCAGCAAGGGATACCTGGGCCAG GTACTTATCTGCCAGAAGTACCAGGGAAACAGTCCTTTATCTACAATGTTGATAACAAGTGGATTCCAGTACTGTAG